Proteins from one Xenopus tropicalis strain Nigerian chromosome 1, UCB_Xtro_10.0, whole genome shotgun sequence genomic window:
- the skp2 gene encoding S-phase kinase-associated protein 2 isoform X1, whose amino-acid sequence MAVHRKHLQEIPAPSRNASNLMWCWDSNKPSDLFYGMGVTPMEKDLQDTENTPQDYIVKASPPQKRPRPKERDECFVIARRPRVARPAQTVISWDTLPDELLLGIFNYLHLIDLLRAARVCKRWHRLLTDESLWHSLDLTGKHLADGIIGRVLSLGVVTFRCPRSCMGEPMFTKTRHLRLLHMDLSNSTVSVGALQSILSRCHKLQNLSLEGLVLSDDITRSISQNEDLIRLNLGGCSGFSSESLKEMLTNCSRLDELNLSWCDFEAEHVKSAVSHLPSSLTQLNFSGYRQNLELSDVKTLVAQCPDLTDLDLSDSVMLTADCFAVLQQLLHLQHLGLSRCYQICPAALLELGKKIPLKSLSVFGIVSEGSMQILKESLPHIKINCSYFSTIGRPTTGIRKSREMWGMKCKLTLNYKDYL is encoded by the exons ATGGCTGTACACAG GAAACACCTCCAGGAGATCCCTGCTCCCAGCAGGAACGCGTCCAACCTCATGTGGTGCTGGGACTCCAACAAGCCTTCAGACCTTTTCTATGGCATGGGGGTGACTCCTATGGAGAAGGATTTGCAAGACACAGAAAATACCCCTCAGGACTATATAGTAAAGGCCAGTCCCCCACAGAAACGCCCGAGGCCGAAGGAACGGGATGAATGCTTTGTCATTGCACGGCGGCCCCGGGTGGCCAGACCTGCTCAGACAG TCATCTCCTGGGACACATTGCCTGATGAGTTGCTGTTGGGCATCTTTAACTACTTGCATCTCATTGACCTTCTGAGAGCTGCCCGGGTCTGCAAGCGATGGCACCGACTTCT AACGGATGAGTCCCTGTGGCACAGCCTGGATCTTACTGGCAAACACTTGGCGGATGGAATCATAGGAAGAGTATTGTCTCTGGGCGTGGTTACATTTCGCTGCCCCAGATCCTGCATGGGCGAGCCAATGTTTACTAAGACTAG acatttgcGCCTGCTCCACATGGACCTTTCTAACAGTACAGTCAGCGTGGGTGCTCTTCAGAGTATCCTCTCCCGCTGTCACAAACTGCAGAACCTGAGCTTGGAGGGACTGGTATTGTCCGACGATATAACCCG CTCCATTTCCCAGAATGAAGATCTCATCCGATTAAACCTTGGCGGCTGCTCAGGGTTCAGTTCAGAATCACTGAAGGAAATGCTAACCAACTGTTCCAG GTTGGATGAACTGAACCTGTCGTGGTGCGACTTTGAGGCAGAGCACGTAAAGAGCGCCGTCAGTCACCTGCCCAGCAGCCTAACGCAGTTAAATTTCAGTGGCTACCGGCAGAACCTGGAACTCTCTG ATGTGAAGACGCTCGTGGCCCAATGTCCTGACTTGACAGACTTGGATTTAAG TGACAGCGTGATGCTGACCGCCGACTGCTTTGCAGTTTTGCAGCAGCTTCTCCATCTCCAGCACCTTGGGCTGAGTCGCTGTTACCAGATCTGCCCGGCTGCTCTGCT GGAGCTTGGAAAGAAGATCCCTCTAAAGAGCCTCAGTGTATTTGGCATCGTGTCAGAAGGCTCCATGCAGATCCTGAAGGAATCCCTCCCACACATAAAGATAAACTGCTCCTACTTCAGTACCATCGGCCGGCCCACTACAGGGATCCGAAAGAGCCGGGAAATGTGGGGCATGAAATGCAAGCTCACGTTGAACTATAAAGACTACTTGTGA